From the genome of Colletotrichum higginsianum IMI 349063 chromosome 4, whole genome shotgun sequence, one region includes:
- a CDS encoding Lea domain protein, producing MTAIPPSRPTPLQTLRDEPEGPVSKQQQQQQQQQPVQQSMQNSVPARPEPSSHSMHRTEPQSSAVAGGDPDLTSRHDEYEVVEVDDEANDGGLEQQAPRGTFSRPPLPRLNSQSRAPPSPAPLPETSPRQPPPPRSTSSNTNTPQPQKGGPVHLQGSREIPIPMRTSSTQHQNQNQNQNQNQNAPRAPPPSATETADNGTDEASPDAQPSSQGTPEPQGKNAPIQIPKVTPLSSGLTLPPNLAELAQGLDGKYVDEFGNILDWNGQVLGRVEGDLPSMIGRPVAVTGEIFSEEGEVVGYVAENDTIPPAPPSPKPIEGMGDGLKVDHMGNILDKNNNVVGHFDGAPLAKSLQQTGQAGNSGQSSSARPGHVPDTRTSCPQCTAHQAKPSSTTPSPSEIFMDVKSTNDGIQLIIKIPTVFHGGGNPNIHIGTGS from the coding sequence ATGACGGCGatccctccctctcggccgACTCCACTCCAAACTCTCCGCGACGAGCCCGAAGGCCCTGTCtcgaagcagcagcagcagcagcagcagcagcagcctgtACAGCAATCCATGCAGAACTCCGTACCTGCGCGTCCGGAACCCTCGTCGCATTCCATGCATCGTACCGAGCCACAGTCTTCGGCCGTAGCCGGCGGCGATCCTGATCTTACCTCTCGCCACGACGAATATGAGGTTgttgaggtcgacgacgaggcgaaCGATGGCGGGCTGGAGCAGCAGGCACCCAGAGGCACCttctcgaggccgcctcTGCCTCGTCTGAATTCTCAGTCACGAGCacctccctcgccggcgcctctTCCTGAAACCTCTCCTCGCcaacctccccctcctcgaaGCACTAGCAGCAACACAAACACCCCACAGCCCCAAAAGGGCGGGCCTGTTCACCTGCAGGGCTCGCGGGAGATACCCATCCCGATGAGGACATCGTCGACTCAACATCAGAATCAGAATCAGAATCAGAATCAGAATCAGAATGCGCCCAGagcgccaccgccgtcggcaacCGAGACTGCAGACAATGGCACGGACGAAGCTTCACCCGATGCCCAACCCTCCTCGCAAGGCACCCCCGAGCCCCAGGGGAAGAACGCCCCGATCCAGATACCCAAGGTTACTCCTCTGTCCTCTGGCCTCACGTTACCGCCAAACCTTGCCGAGCTAGCGCAGGGCCTGGACGGTAAGTATGTCGACGAGTTCGGAAACATCCTGGACTGGAACGGTCAGGTACTTGGccgcgtcgagggcgacctGCCGTCCATGATCGGACGGCCCGTCGCGGTAACGGGCGAGATCTTCAGCGAGGAGGGTGAGGTTGTCGGTTATGTGGCAGAGAACGACACCATCCCCCCCGCGCCTCCGTCACCCAAGCCCATTGAAGGCATGGGGGACGGACTCAAGGTGGATCACATGGGCAACATTCTtgacaagaacaacaacgtcgtcggccacttTGACGGCGCGCCTTTGGCCAAGTCCCTCCAGCAGACGGGCCAGGCCGGGAACTCGGGGCAGTCTAGCAGTGCCCGTCCTGGGCATGTTCCCGACACGCGGACGAGCTGTCCTCAGTGTACTGCTCACCAGGCCAAGCCGTCTTCGACAACTCCCAGTCCGTCCGAGATCTTCATGGACGTCAAGTCAACCAACGACGGGATTCAGCTCATCATCAAAATACCGACGGTTTTCCACGGTGGTGGGAACCCCAATATCCATATAGGAACCGGGTCATGA